A window of Blautia argi genomic DNA:
ATATGTACAGGAGAATTATAAGGAAAAACTGACTCTTTCCACAATTTCCAACGCCATTGGCATCAGTCAGGGGTATTTAAGCAGTGCGTTTAAAAAGCAGACAGGAAGCAATCTGAATGATTATGTCAATCAGATTAAAATAGAAAAGGCTCAGGAGCTTCTGGGTATGCATGAGTACATGATGTATGAGATTTCCGATATGCTGGGTTTTGAGAACGCCTATTATTTCAGTAAGGTTTTTAAGAAACTTACAGGAATGACGCCCAGCGAATATGAGATGACAAGAAAAAATTAGAGGATATCTAGGATAATTCCACTAT
This region includes:
- a CDS encoding helix-turn-helix transcriptional regulator, which codes for MLEGLKGGSKTEKLICSVKKYVQENYKEKLTLSTISNAIGISQGYLSSAFKKQTGSNLNDYVNQIKIEKAQELLGMHEYMMYEISDMLGFENAYYFSKVFKKLTGMTPSEYEMTRKN